In Streptomyces sp. Li-HN-5-11, the sequence AGTCGTGTGCGGTACTGAGCATGATCCAGCCTGTTGAGCGACGTGTCGGGTGGTCCGGTCGTATCGGGGTGCCGGTGGTCCGGTGTCCCCGTCGTTTCGTGCGCCGGTGTGCGCCGGTGTGCGGCGGGGCCGGCGGGCCGGGGCGGTGATGTGGGCCCGTGTCAGCGCGCGGGCCAGTTCCGCAGCAGGGCGTCGAGGGCGTCCAGGATCCGTGACCACGTCTCCTGTGTGTCGGGGGCGCTGTGGCTGAACCCCCCGCCCATCTCCAGGCTGACGTAACCGTGGAAGACGCTCCCCAGCAGCCGCACCGCGTGTGTCTGGTCCGGCTCGGCGAGGTCGTACCCGCGCAGGATCGCCCGCGTCATCTGCGCGTGTCTGACGCCGGCGCTCGCGGCCGCCGTCTCCGGGTCGAGTCTGAGCTGGGCGGCGGCATAGCGGCCGGGGTGCTCCCTGGCGTAGTCGCGGTAGACGTTCGCGAAGGCGGCCAGGGCGTCCTTGCCGGCGCGCCCGGCCAGGGCGTCGGCGGCCCGGTCGGCGAGTTCCTCGAGGGCGAGCAGAGCGATGCGGGTCCTGAGGTCCTGGGAGTTCCTCAGGTGCGAGTACAGGCTCGCGACCTTGACGTCGAACCGTCTGGCGAGCGCCGAGACGGTGACCTGGTCGAAGCCGACCTCGTCGGCCAGTTCGGCCCCTGCCCGGGTGAGGCGTTCGGCCGTCAGACCTGCGCGTGCCATACCTTTCCCTCCCTCCTTCACCGTAATCGATTATGCATTTACCTACAACCCTTAGGCAAGTGCCTGCTTCTTGTCGGCGGCGGGCGGGTACGGTCGCGGTCATGACCAGCTTTGAGGCGGATCGCCGCGTTTCCCTGCCGGCCGGGACAGTGAGGTGTGCGACCTTCAACGTGCTCCACGGGCGGCGGCTGGGGGAGGACGGCCGTCCGCTGTCCACGCGGGCCGACGACGCCGAGGCCCTGGCCGAGGCGGTCGCGTCACTGGACGCCGACGTGCTGGCCCTGCAGGAGGTGGACCGCCTCCAGGAACGGTCGGGTGGCGTCGACCAGGCCGCCCTGGCCGCCGAGGCGTCGGGCGCGCGGTACTGGCGCTACGCGTCGGCGCTGCACGGGCGGCTCGCGCCGGGGCGGGGCTGGGTGCTCGACCCGGCCGAGCCGGGGCTGCGGACGTACGGACCGGGGCACAGCCCGTCGCTCGGTGTGCCGGAGAACGACGTCCCGTCGCACGGCGTCGCGCTGCTGTCGCGGCTGCCGGTGCGTGCGTGGCGGGCCCGGCGCCTCGCCCCGGCGCCCGTGGCCATGCCGCTGCGGGTCGCCGGGCGGACCGGCCTCACCGCCGTGAGGGATCAGCCGCGCGCGCTGCTGGCCGCCGTACTGGACGGGCCGCGCGGCCCCTTCACGGCGGTCGCGGTCCATCTCTCGTTCGTCCCGGGCTGGAACATCGGCCAGTTGCTCACCGTACGCCGCTGGATCGCCCAACTGCCCCGCCCGCACGTGCTGCTGGGCGACTTCAATCTGGTCGGCGCGGTCCCCGCGGCCGTACTGAACGCGGCCGTGGCGACGGAACCCTGGCTGATGCGGCACCGGCCCGAGGACCGCGAGACGTCACCGGCCGGCGGCCCGATGCCACTCGGCTGGCGGCGGCCGGCCCGGCGGCCGACCTTCCCGTCGCATCGCCCGGTCGTGCAGTTCGACCACGTCCTGGCGACGGGGATCCGCGCGGACGCCGTCGGCGCGGTGAGCGTCCCGCGGACGGCGGTCTCCGATCACCGGCCGCTGGTCGTCGAGCTGAAGCTGTGAACGGCAACCGGATCGCGAAGACCGCCCAGCCGTCCAGCCGGCCGGGCGCCCGGTCGCCGCGACGGCGTGGGCGGGTGACCATGGGGTGAGGAGAGGGACCACAGCCACGCGGTGGCTGGTCAGGGCTGCCCCGGGGGCACGGGGTGTTGCCGGGAGGCGTCCGGCGGGAGAAGCGGATGGCGGACACCGAAGTACTGATCGCCGGTGCGGGCCCGGTCGGCCTGACGGCCGCGATCGAACTGAGCAGGCGGGGCGTGGGATGTCTCCTCGTCGACCGGCTCCCGGAGCGGCTGCCGTACGCCAAGGCGGTGGGCATCCAGCCGCGGACGCTGGAGATCTGGGACCGCATGGGCGTGGCGCGCGCGGCACTGGACGCCGCGGTGCCGCTGCGCGGCCGGCTCACCTACGTCGACGGCGCCGAGGAGGCACGGTTCGATCTCGTACTGCCTCCGGACGTGCCGTACCGCTTCGCGTCGCTGCCGCAGTACGACACCGAACGTGTTCTCGAGGAACGCCTCGCCTGCCACGGCATGCGGGTCGAGCGCGGAACGGAACTGGTCTCCTTCGAGCAGGACGCCGACGGAGTCACCAGCAGGCTCCACACCATCGCCGGGCACGAACTGGAGATCCGCTCGCGCTATCTCCTCGGATGCGACGGCGCGCACAGTGTCGTCCGCAGGACTTTGGGACTCTCCTTCGAGGGCGGGGCGTTCGCCGAGGAGTACATGCTGGCGGACGTCGAGGTGGACTGGGACCTGCCGGACGGGTACGCCGTCCGCGCCACGCACCACGCGGGCGACGGCTCCGTCGACGACCTGCTGGTCTGCATTCCGTTGCCGGGACGGTCCCGGTACCGCGTGTCCATGCTGGTGCCGCCGGAGCTGTCGATCCAGGCCGGTGCCGGAGAAGGTGGCGGCGGGGCGGACGCGGTGGCCCACGGTGTCGAGGGCGGGCGCGCTCCGCGTCTGAAGCACGTCCAGGCCGTCCTCGACCGCCTCTCACCGCGGCCCACCACCGCGTCGGCGCTGCGGTGGTCGTCGGTGTTCCGCAGCAGCCATCGCCTGGCCGAGCGCTACGCCGAAGGGCGTGTGTTCGTCGCCGGCGATGCCGCGCACGTCCATCCGCCGACCGGCGCCCAGGGGATGAACACCGGTATCCAGGACGCCTACAACCTGGCGTGGAAGCTGGCCCTCACGGTCAAGGGGCTCGGCCAGCCCAGGCTGCTGGGCAGCTATGACGCGGAGCGCAGGCCCGTCGGCGCGGAAGTGGTGAGCCGCACGGTGCGACACGCTGCCGCGGGCGTCCAGGCCGACCCCGACGACCCTGCCACCGCGGTGCTGCGGCAGGCGCAGCTGCTGATCGCCTACCCCTCCAGCCCCGTCGTGGAGGCCGGCGCACCGTCCGGTCCGCGCCCGGCTCCCGGCGACCGCGCCCCCGACTGCGGCGGACTGCTGGACCCGGTCGCGGCGTTCCCGCTGCGCCTCCACGACGTGCTGCGCGGGCGGGACCACGTCCTGCTGCTCTACGCGGACTCCGCCGAACAGACGCGGCCCTTCGCCGAACTGGCCCAGGAGGCACGCACCCTGGCCCATGGTGAGCTGACCTGCTGCTGCGTGCTCTCCGCCCACGTGGACGGCCGACCGCCCACGCTGCCGGTACTCAGGGACAGCCGCGGTGAGTTCAAAAGCCGCTACGCGAGCGAGGGCAGCACGGCGTTCCTCATACGTCCGGACGGCCATCTGAGCGCGCGTGTCTCCCCGGCCGGCTTCCTGGGAGTGTCGGCGGGCCTGACCCGGGTCTTCGCCACCTGACAGGGGCTCAGACCCCGGACCTGCTCCGGGCGACGCTGTACAAAGCCTCGGAGGCGGAGATCAGCTCGCGCTGCTCCTCCTGCGAACCCACCATCGGCTGCGAGCCGTTGAGGGGCACCTGGGCGCTCTCGGGCAGGAACTTCACGGTCGCCAGGCCGATGGCGCCGGCCAGCATCAGATAGTAGGCGGGCATCATGTCACTGCCGGTGAGATGGATCAGCGCCTCGGTCACCAGGGGGGTGGTGCCGCCGAACGCGGCCACGGCGAAGTTGAAGCCGATGCCCATGGCCGCGTAGCGGACGGCGGTCGGGAAGAGGGCCGGCAGGGTGGCCGCGCTCGGCGCGGCGAAGCAGGCCAGCAGGGTGGCCAGGATCAGCACCCCGAGGATCGGCGGCCAGGTTCCGTGCATCTTGATCAGGAGGAAGGACGGCACGGCGAGCACGATCATCGCGGCCGCCGCGACACCGTAGACCGGGCGCCGGCCGACGCGGTCGCTGAGCCTGCCGATGAAGGTCAGCAGCACAACGATCCACACCATGCCGATCAGGACCAGGACGTCGGCGGAACTGCTGGAGCGGTTCAGGGTCTCCGTCTGGTAGGTGGGCAGGAAGCCGGTGACCATGTAGTTGGTGACGTTGTAGAGCAGCACCAGTCCCATGCAGACGAGCAGGGGCCGCCAGTGCTTCCTGACGACGGTCTTGAGCTCGCTGCCCGTGGACTCCTGGGCCAGGCTCTTCTCGTGCTCGTCCAGCTGCTGCTGGAACGCGGGCGACTCCTCCAGCCTGAGGCGCATGTACAGGCCGATCACGCCGAGGGGACCGGCGATCAGGAACGGGACGCGCCAGCCCCAGGAGAGCATCTCGGCGTCCGTGAGAAGGAGATTGAGGACGGTGACCAGCGCGGAGCCCAGCGCGTATCCGACGAAGGTGCCGAAGTCGAGCCAGCTGGAGAGGAAGCCCCGCCGGCGGTCGGGCGAGTACTCGGCGACGAAGGTGGTGGCGCCGCCGTACTCGCCGCCGGTGGAGAAACCCTGCACCATGCGGGCGAGCAGGAGCAGTGCGGGGGCGGCGATGCCGATGCTGCCGTAGCCGGGGATCAGGCCGATCGCGAACGTACCGACCGCCATCATGATCATGGTGGTGGCGAGCACCTTCTGCCGGCCGATGCGGTCGCCGAGGGGACCGAACACCAGACCGCCCAGGGGCCGTACCACGAACGCGGCGGCGAACGTCGCGAACGAGGAGATCACCTGCGCGGCAGGTGACGCGCCGGGGAAGAAGACCTTGCCGATGGTGGCGGCGAGATAGCTGTAGACGCCGAAGTCGAACCACTCCATGCAGTTTCCGAGTGCAGAGGCCCCGACCGCACGCCTGAGCAGCGGCGGCTCGACGACCTGGACGTCCTCCTCACGAAAGGCCCGCCTGTTCCGGCGCAGCCGGCGGGCCAGCTCCTCGCGCACCTGCTGTGGCAGATGCGCGACGGTTTCCCGGAACTTCTCGGCCCGCAACGGACCTGGCTGCCCGTCAGGTGTCACATTCACCACGAAGTCACCCTTGCCTCTGAGTCACGCTTCGTACAGCGCCTGCCCCATCGGGCCTCGTTCACGCTCGCAACTCTCCGGGCCGGGGCGCCGACCGCTCGGACGACCCTCGTGGGGCAGGGCGTCCCTGGGGTGCGGGTGGCTCCGGTCAGACGGTAGCCTGCTCACGAGGACCCCATGGCCGACCAGGTGCACATCCGGCTCCTCGGCGGATTCGCGGTGGCGGTCGGCGACCGCCCCGTCGCCGCCGGGGCGTGGCGGCTGCGCAAGGCCCGCAGCCTGCTGAAGCTGCTGTGCCTGGCACCGGGCCACCGGATGCACCGGGAGCGGCTCTACGATCTGCTGTGGCCGGACCTCGACCGGACGGCCGCCTCGAACAACCTGCACCAGGTGCTGCACGCCGCACGCCGCGCCCTGACCTCCACCGGGACGCCCGGTGACGTGGTCCCGCTCCGCGACGACGTGGTGCTGCTCGGCCCCGACGGCGGGGTGCGGCTCGACGTCGACGAACTCGACGAGGCCGTACACCGCACCTCCCGCGACGGCACCGTGGCCAACTACCGCGCCGCGCTCGCCCTCGCCGAGCCCGGGCTGCCGCCCGAGGACACCTACGAACCGTGGGCGCTCGAGGCGGCCGCCGCCCTGGAGTCACGGCGTACCACGCTCAGACTGGGGCTGGCCGAGGCGCTGCGGCGCGAGCACCGGACGGCCGAGGCCATCGAGGTGCTGGGCGGCCTGACCGCTCAGGACCCCCTCCACGAGCCCGGGCACCGGGCGCTGATGCGGGCCCTGGCCGACGCCGGGCGGCGCCGGGAGGCACTGGCCGTCTACGAGCGGCTGCGGGACGCACTGCGCGGCGACACCGGCGCCGACCCCGATCCGGACACCCGCCGCCTCTACCGCGCCCTCCTGGCCGACTCGGTCGAGCCGCCTCGGCGGCGGCCGGACGCACCGCGGCACAACCTGCCGGCCCAGGCGACCGGACTCATCGGCCGGGAGCGGGAGAGCGACGAGGTGGAGAGGCTGCTCCTGCGCAGCAGGCTGCTGACCCTCACCGGGCCCGGCGGCTGCGGCAAGACCCGGCTCGCGCTCGCCGTGGCGGCACGGAGGACCGGCGCCCTCCGCGACGGAGTGTGGTTCGTGGACCTCGCGACGCTGACCGAACCACACCTCGTGCCGGACGCGGTCGCCGACGTCCTCGGGATACAGCTCCCGCCGGCGGGCGCGGCCCGCGAGGCGCTGGTCGGGCAGCTCCGCGGCCGGGAACTGCTGCTGGTACTGGACAACTGCGAGCACCTGGTCGACGCGTGTGCCGCCCTGGTCTCCGACATGGTCGCCCGCTGCCCCGGCGTGGCCGTACTGGCGACGAGCCGGGAACCGCTGCACAGCTACGGGGAACGTACCTTCAGGGTGCCGTCCCTGGGACTGCCGGACCCGCTCCGGCTGCCACCCGTGGAGGAGCTGGCCCGCTTCCCCTCCGTCCGGCTGTTCGTGGAGCGGGCCGCGGACTCCGCCCCCGGATTCCGGCTGACCCCGGGCAACGCAGCCGCGGTCGCACAGATCTGCTTCCGGCTCGACGGCATGCCCCTGGCCCTGGAACTCGCGGCCGCCCGGGTCCACGTCCTGGCCCCGCGCCAGATCGCCGAGCGGCTCGACGACGCCCTGGCCCTCCTCGCCCGGGGCGGCAGGCACGGCGTGACCCGGCAGGAGACGCTGCTGGCGACCCTGGAGTGGAGCCACCGGCTGCTCGACGACGAGGAACAGCGCCTGCTGCGCCGGCTCGCCGTCTTCGCGGGCGGCTTCTCGCTGGCCGCGGCCGAGGAGGTGTGCGCCGACGGCACCGCCCACGCCCCCGTGCTGGACCTCCTCGGCCGGCTGGCCGACAAGTCGCTGGTGTGGGTGGAGCCCCGGCCGGACGAGACCCGCTACCGGCTGCTGGAGACGATCCGGCAGTACGCGGCGGAGCGCCTGCGGGCCGCCGGGGAACAGGCGGCCGTCGAGGCCCGGCACCGGCACTTCTACCTGGCGCTCGCCCAGGCGCGCGACCACGAGCCGCTCACCGGTGTCTCCGGGGCGACCTCCCTGGAGCTGGAGGCCGACTACGGCAACCTCCGCGCGGCCCTGCGGTCGTTCCTGCGCAGCGACCCCGACCGCGCGCTGCGCCTGGCGGTCGCGCTGCGGCTGTTCTGGTCCGAGCGCGGACGCCTCGCCGAGGGGCGGCGCTGGCTCGACGACACCCTTGCCGCCGCGCCGCGGCCCACCCCGCACCGGGCGAGGGCGTTGATGGCACAGGGCGTGCTCGCGGTCCGCCTCGGCGACGGATCCCCGCTTCAGGACATCGGCGCACAGATCGTCGCCATCCACCAGCGGGGCTCCGACCCCGCGGCGCCGGCCCTCGCCCACTACCAGCAGGCGCTCCTGCTGTGGATGCGCGGTACGTGGGACAGCGCCCGCACCGCGCTCGACCGGGCCCGCGCTCTCGCCCGTGACGCGGACGAGCCCGCCGTGCTGGCCACCGCCGCGCACCACGAGGGCGTCTGGGCCGTCTGCCGCGGCGACGGCGCGGCGGCCCGCGAGGCCTGCGCGGAGAGTCTGCGGCTGCTCGACGCCGCGGGGGAGCGCACCCACCCGTACTTCCCCGTCATGACACCCGGTTACGCGGTCGAGGAGACGGCTGGCCAGGTGTCGCTGTTCTTCGAGGAGACGGTGCTCGTGGGCCGGACGGTCGGCACGGCCCGGGCCCGCGGGTACGTCCTGGCGAACCTCGC encodes:
- a CDS encoding WHG domain-containing protein; translated protein: MARAGLTAERLTRAGAELADEVGFDQVTVSALARRFDVKVASLYSHLRNSQDLRTRIALLALEELADRAADALAGRAGKDALAAFANVYRDYAREHPGRYAAAQLRLDPETAAASAGVRHAQMTRAILRGYDLAEPDQTHAVRLLGSVFHGYVSLEMGGGFSHSAPDTQETWSRILDALDALLRNWPAR
- a CDS encoding endonuclease/exonuclease/phosphatase family protein yields the protein MTSFEADRRVSLPAGTVRCATFNVLHGRRLGEDGRPLSTRADDAEALAEAVASLDADVLALQEVDRLQERSGGVDQAALAAEASGARYWRYASALHGRLAPGRGWVLDPAEPGLRTYGPGHSPSLGVPENDVPSHGVALLSRLPVRAWRARRLAPAPVAMPLRVAGRTGLTAVRDQPRALLAAVLDGPRGPFTAVAVHLSFVPGWNIGQLLTVRRWIAQLPRPHVLLGDFNLVGAVPAAVLNAAVATEPWLMRHRPEDRETSPAGGPMPLGWRRPARRPTFPSHRPVVQFDHVLATGIRADAVGAVSVPRTAVSDHRPLVVELKL
- a CDS encoding FAD-dependent monooxygenase, translating into MADTEVLIAGAGPVGLTAAIELSRRGVGCLLVDRLPERLPYAKAVGIQPRTLEIWDRMGVARAALDAAVPLRGRLTYVDGAEEARFDLVLPPDVPYRFASLPQYDTERVLEERLACHGMRVERGTELVSFEQDADGVTSRLHTIAGHELEIRSRYLLGCDGAHSVVRRTLGLSFEGGAFAEEYMLADVEVDWDLPDGYAVRATHHAGDGSVDDLLVCIPLPGRSRYRVSMLVPPELSIQAGAGEGGGGADAVAHGVEGGRAPRLKHVQAVLDRLSPRPTTASALRWSSVFRSSHRLAERYAEGRVFVAGDAAHVHPPTGAQGMNTGIQDAYNLAWKLALTVKGLGQPRLLGSYDAERRPVGAEVVSRTVRHAAAGVQADPDDPATAVLRQAQLLIAYPSSPVVEAGAPSGPRPAPGDRAPDCGGLLDPVAAFPLRLHDVLRGRDHVLLLYADSAEQTRPFAELAQEARTLAHGELTCCCVLSAHVDGRPPTLPVLRDSRGEFKSRYASEGSTAFLIRPDGHLSARVSPAGFLGVSAGLTRVFAT
- a CDS encoding MFS transporter, whose protein sequence is MVNVTPDGQPGPLRAEKFRETVAHLPQQVREELARRLRRNRRAFREEDVQVVEPPLLRRAVGASALGNCMEWFDFGVYSYLAATIGKVFFPGASPAAQVISSFATFAAAFVVRPLGGLVFGPLGDRIGRQKVLATTMIMMAVGTFAIGLIPGYGSIGIAAPALLLLARMVQGFSTGGEYGGATTFVAEYSPDRRRGFLSSWLDFGTFVGYALGSALVTVLNLLLTDAEMLSWGWRVPFLIAGPLGVIGLYMRLRLEESPAFQQQLDEHEKSLAQESTGSELKTVVRKHWRPLLVCMGLVLLYNVTNYMVTGFLPTYQTETLNRSSSSADVLVLIGMVWIVVLLTFIGRLSDRVGRRPVYGVAAAAMIVLAVPSFLLIKMHGTWPPILGVLILATLLACFAAPSAATLPALFPTAVRYAAMGIGFNFAVAAFGGTTPLVTEALIHLTGSDMMPAYYLMLAGAIGLATVKFLPESAQVPLNGSQPMVGSQEEQRELISASEALYSVARSRSGV
- a CDS encoding BTAD domain-containing putative transcriptional regulator; the protein is MADQVHIRLLGGFAVAVGDRPVAAGAWRLRKARSLLKLLCLAPGHRMHRERLYDLLWPDLDRTAASNNLHQVLHAARRALTSTGTPGDVVPLRDDVVLLGPDGGVRLDVDELDEAVHRTSRDGTVANYRAALALAEPGLPPEDTYEPWALEAAAALESRRTTLRLGLAEALRREHRTAEAIEVLGGLTAQDPLHEPGHRALMRALADAGRRREALAVYERLRDALRGDTGADPDPDTRRLYRALLADSVEPPRRRPDAPRHNLPAQATGLIGRERESDEVERLLLRSRLLTLTGPGGCGKTRLALAVAARRTGALRDGVWFVDLATLTEPHLVPDAVADVLGIQLPPAGAAREALVGQLRGRELLLVLDNCEHLVDACAALVSDMVARCPGVAVLATSREPLHSYGERTFRVPSLGLPDPLRLPPVEELARFPSVRLFVERAADSAPGFRLTPGNAAAVAQICFRLDGMPLALELAAARVHVLAPRQIAERLDDALALLARGGRHGVTRQETLLATLEWSHRLLDDEEQRLLRRLAVFAGGFSLAAAEEVCADGTAHAPVLDLLGRLADKSLVWVEPRPDETRYRLLETIRQYAAERLRAAGEQAAVEARHRHFYLALAQARDHEPLTGVSGATSLELEADYGNLRAALRSFLRSDPDRALRLAVALRLFWSERGRLAEGRRWLDDTLAAAPRPTPHRARALMAQGVLAVRLGDGSPLQDIGAQIVAIHQRGSDPAAPALAHYQQALLLWMRGTWDSARTALDRARALARDADEPAVLATAAHHEGVWAVCRGDGAAAREACAESLRLLDAAGERTHPYFPVMTPGYAVEETAGQVSLFFEETVLVGRTVGTARARGYVLANLARATRLAGDTGAATVAAERSVDCFRALADPHGESLALNTLGNICRTRGDHDAAAEHLDAALALRRRLGDRREEGITLGCLGLLRLAGGDNDGARAAVACALAGYEETDDIPGAVNSLLHLGLVARAAGDLDEARTLLTRAQRLEHIAGSHCACGWVALMLAQLARRTGDREAAAASAARAAGLFARLGDIRGPAVLRRTAPGVRSGC